A genomic region of Anopheles coustani chromosome 3, idAnoCousDA_361_x.2, whole genome shotgun sequence contains the following coding sequences:
- the LOC131271650 gene encoding ankyrin repeat domain-containing protein 27-like gives MDTLQYDEDISANGYYQRLLSDHHSILETAAVEGWIVCVPRVGSFSDQCLQDQEFALAHVLVPNEELPETHFFNLNFLQLKLAERALVFGGMRVRILFEEIFYRDGLKYKVWCIERPLHDMKKYGTYAEDDLSLGRFLGIGSLTEAVEFIRTAAKKKDIFGRMDARVQQFVRANGDFGRWQFEEQKALVKMVYVECLDLILQNRKLKDRCQRDMLLRRNVKVAIETYVMDKLYDHVKSVIDVCRMEQAEGFNKTLRNLGDVHCTEFEVAQRFGDLIPLAKKELAKIDHARTVIDKIGCLQRVMDVLTKGNGSLQDTVTVDDLVPLFIFLILKSGLTHWMMTITFLKEFQFNNVFREQHIETGQHGFLIATLEAAIVYVGCGSITRTQRLGVNLDPRVRSSRSTGSSEEDEEEEDSLAAWGQFRNADDFLNYLLALMRKDEETRVVELLQDITNNQALLCNVPNEEAGYYYYLPSIDDQNQQGQAAIHLAAILGNAKLLTLILSLQPNVNAVDAKNWTALHYAAANGHQNLLLLLLHAGININSTSNDLHTSLHLACLNGHSGCVKALLYFSEHMRIYVDVNAATELGHTPLHYAAKWGFLDIVETLVEYSARVEVVNKLGATPLRYSHNVRITKLLVDALNDQRRIAAGRGPRSNGRPTTGYLVADELLSSQRYSDHDLLSEDAREKRTIEEMKRIEKALEAIAAQDTKLACVYLGIDGGKDGRVGDLLPSPRSDYEQGNGEKLCHPLCTCNRCVRKSSEFYNLLRKPFGSSAKPPASEPPRAPRLRLNLNAVNGEGYTALHVAAMHGNVEMVRVLLDEHVNPTIRLKSGATALHLATRERRLRIVRMLLARCPTADIVDLKDSRGDTPLHYAVEQNNLQLVQMLLEARADRSIRNLQGKRPIDIAKNNLYFNVVNLLEQQS, from the coding sequence ATGGATACGCTGCAGTACGATGAGGATATTTCCGCCAATGGCTACTACCAGCGGTTACTAAGCGACCACCACAGCATCCTGGAGACGGCCGCCGTCGAGGGTTGGATCGTGTGCGTACCGCGCGTCGGTTCCTTCAGCGACCAGTGCCTGCAGGATCAGGAGTTTGCCCTGGCGCACGTCCTCGTGCCGAACGAGGAGCTTCCGGAGACGCACTTCTTCAACCTGAACTTCCTGCAGCTGAAGCTGGCCGAGCGGGCGCTCGTGTTCGGCGGCATGCGCGTGCGCATTCTGTTCGAGGAGATATTCTACCGCGACGGGCTGAAGTACAAGGTGTGGTGCATCGAGCGGCCCCTGCACGACATGAAGAAGTACGGCACGTACGCGGAGGACGATCTGTCGCTCGGGCGGTTCCTCGGCATCGGTAGTCTCACCGAGGCGGTCGAGTTTATTCGCACGGCGGCGAAAAAGAAGGACATCTTCGGCCGGATGGACGCGAGGGTGCAGCAGTTCGTGCGGGCGAACGGCGACTTCGGCCGGTGGCAGTTCGAGGAGCAGAAGGCCCTGGTCAAGATGGTGTACGTCGAGTGCTTGGATTTGATACTGCAGAACCGCAAGCTGAAGGACCGCTGCCAGCGCGATATGCTGCTGCGGCGCAACGTGAAGGTTGCCATCGAGACGTACGTCATGGACAAGCTGTACGATCACGTGAAGAGCGTGATCGACGTGTGCCGGATGGAGCAAGCGGAGGGCTTCAACAAAACGCTACGCAACCTGGGCGATGTGCACTGTACCGAGTTCGAGGTGGCCCAGCGGTTCGGCGATCTGATACCGCTGGCGAAGAAGGAGCTGGCCAAAATCGACCATGCGCGCACGGTGATCGATAAGATCGGTTGCCTGCAGCGGGTGATGGATGTGCTGACGAAAGGGAATGGCTCGTTGCAGGACACGGTCACCGTGGACGATCTGGTgccgttgtttatttttctcatcctAAAGTCGGGCCTCACGCACTGGATGATGACGATCACGTTCCTGAAGGAGTTCCAGTTCAACAACGTGTTCCGCGAGCAGCACATCGAGACGGGTCAGCATGGTTTCCTCATCGCGACACTCGAGGCGGCCATCGTGTACGTCGGCTGTGGGAGTATTACGCGAACTCAGCGGCTCGGTGTCAACCTGGACCCACGAGTACGCTCCTCACGGTCCACGGGCAGCtcggaggaggacgaggaagaggaggacaGTCTGGCGGCATGGGGGCAGTTTCGTAATGCGGACGATTTCCTCAACTACCTGCTCGCGCTGATGCGCAAGGACGAGGAGACGCGCGTCGTGGAGCTGCTGCAGGATATCACCAACAATCAGGCGCTGCTGTGCAACGTGCCGAACGAGGAGGCCGGTTACTACTACTATCTTCCCTCGATCGACGACCAGAACCAGCAGGGCCAGGCGGCGATACACCTGGCGGCGATCCTAGGCAACGCCAAGCTCCTGACGCTCATCCTCTCCCTCCAGCCGAACGTGAACGCCGTCGACGCAAAGAACTGGACCGCGCTGCATTACGCCGCAGCGAACGGTCATCAGAatctgctactgctgctgctgcacgcgGGGATTAACATTaacagcaccagcaacgaTCTACACACATCGCTCCATTTGGCGTGTCTTAATGGCCACAGTGGATGTGTGAAAGCGTTGCTGTACTTCTCCGAGCACATGCGCATCTACGTCGACGTGAACGCGGCCACCGAGCTGGGCCACACACCGCTGCACTACGCCGCCAAGTGGGGCTTCCTGGACATCGTCGAAACGCTGGTCGAGTACTCGGCCCGGGTGGAGGTGGTCAACAAGCTGGGCGCCACGCCGTTACGCTACTCGCACAACGTTCGCATTACGAAACTGCTGGTGGACGCGCTGAACGACCAGCGGCGCATTGCCGCCGGACGTGGGCCCCGGTCGAACGGGCGCCCGACGACCGGGTATCTGGTGGCAGATGAGCTGCTCAGTTCCCAGCGCTACTCGGACCACGATCTGCTCTCGGAGGATGCCCGGGAAAAGCGCACAATCGAGGAAATGAAGCGCATCGAGAAAGCACTGGAAGCCATCGCCGCCCAGGACACCAAGCTGGCCTGCGTTTACCTTGGCATCGATGGCGGGAAGGACGGTCGGGTGGGTGACCTGCTACCGTCACCTCGTTCGGACTACGAGCAGGGAAATGGTGAGAAACTCTGCCACCCGCTGTGCACCTGCAATCGATGCGTTCGGAAGTCGTCCGAGTTCTACAACCTGCTGCGGAAACCGTTTGGGTCGTCGGCCAAACCACCGGCGTCGGAACCCCCGAGGGCGCCGCGACTCCGGCTCAACCTGAACGCCGTCAACGGCGAAGGCTACACGGCCCTGCACGTGGCGGCCATGCACGGCAACGTCGAGATGGTCCGGGTGTTGCTGGACGAACACGTCAATCCCACCATTCGGCTGAAGTCCGGTGCGACCGCGCTCCATCTGGCGACACGCGAGCGACGGTTGCGCATCGTTCGTATGCTGCTGGCCCGGTGTCCGACGGCCGACATCGTCGACCTGAAGGACAGCCGGGGCGACACACCGCTGCACTACGCGGTCGAGCAGAACAATTTGCAGCTGGTGCAGATGCTGCTGGAGGCCCGGGCGGATCGGAGCATACGCAACCTGCAGGGCAAACGGCCGATAGACATAGCAAAGAATAATCTGTACTTTAATGTGGTCAACCTGCTCGAACAGCAGTCGTAA
- the LOC131271665 gene encoding uncharacterized protein LOC131271665 produces the protein MASGTGEGDREKASEMISVKLLNQFHTRSFKADDQQGSSETSSPDGRSPPTGPNYETVNLPDQSEPVIRGEPPQLRPSPIEPDLIDVKENVIEDDFLPIAPRVEKRLRDDARVPEKTTPLPAIKRSSPVGNRSTSTTLTTTTTRTTTSMTTIRKVRRRKTIVMSSKPARTDTTTPRSLPTTSLATTMTPKLIVPTSRKPPPLPRIDITKLNLEHLENELVSFPNLSAHPQALQASSPSRLLPRSIRPQRNIAPQEAAPSCGCQHRKRSLAPQHYSSSEENADYDEYDDYDYNDVRRSAIPYGKLADAGPMLFPAMSRLLAPGSSEPATEGSVERAEKVHGTLERLMGIVTIFSHVDEFIQRKTKQSIRRLARLYESEELY, from the exons ATGGCAAGCGGTACGGGTGAAGGTGACCGCGAAAAAG CGAGTGAGATGATCTCGGTGAAACTGCTGAACCAATTCCACACGAGATCGTTCAAGGCAGACGATCAGCAGGGAAGCTCGGAAACGAGTTCCCCCGATGGCCGATCACCGCCAACGGGGCCGAACTATGAGACTGTAAATCTACCGGACCAGAGTGAGCCTGTCATCAGGGGTGAGCCTCCCCAGCTGAGGCCATCTCCCATCGAGCCGGATCTCATTGATGTGAAGGAGAACGTCATCGAGGACGACTTCTTGCCCATCGCGCCGCGGGTAGAAAAACGGTTGCGAGACGATGCACGGGTACCCGAAAAAACTACTCCTTTGCCGGCGATAAAGCGAAGCAGCCCCGTTGGAAACAGGTCCACGTCGACGACGCTGACAACGACGACCACCAGAACCACGACCAGTATGACCACGATTcggaaagtgcgtcgaagaaAGACGATCGTGATGAGCAGCAAACCGGCTAGAACCGACACCACCACACCACGGTCGCTTCCAACCACCTCACTGGCAACAACTATGACCCCGAAATTGATTGTCCCGACTAGCCGGAAGCCTCCACCGCTGCCCCGGATAGACATCACCAAGCTCAACCTTGAACATCTTGAAAATGAACTGGTTTCTTTTCCGAACCTATCTGCTCACCCACAGGCGTTGCAGGCATCCTCCCCCTCTAGGCTGCTGCCGAGGAGCATCCGGCCCCAGCGGAACATCGCACCACAGGAGGCGGCTCCGAGCTGTGGCTGTCAGCACCGGAAGCGCTCGCTGGCACCGCAACACTACTCCTCGTCGGAAGAGAACGCCGACTACGACGAGTATGATGACTACGACTACAATGACGTGCGGCGGAGTGCGATCCCGTACGGCAAGCTGGCCGACGCCGGACCAATGCTTTTCCCGGCCATGTCGCGGCTGCTTGCCCCAGGCTCGTCGGAACCGGCGACCGAGGGCAGTGTCGAGCGGGCGGAAAAGGTCCATGGCACGCTGGAGCGACTGATGGGAATCGTTACGATATTTTCGCACGTGGACGAGTTTATTCAGCGCAAAACGAAGCAGTCGATAAGACGGCTAGCTCGTTTGTACGAAAGTGAGGAACTGTATTAA
- the LOC131271667 gene encoding apolipophorin-3-like, giving the protein MAKLVYVVLALCIVQGSFAFVRRDAPAPPAEENNFFKNLFEVGGKIQEAFVETQQSVLKSLGFQSNDEVVQTIQKNTNQYVEQLRTVQGTIEAEVKKHSDIFEPLVKDLNAKLAETTATLSQQNPEVVQKAKEYQEQVQANLQSLVSEAQKTVEKLKEDTRAPNEELQKALKQIYDSTFETLTKTVNELKPKN; this is encoded by the exons ATGGCCAAGCTTGTCTACGTTGTTCTTGCCCTGTGCATCGTTCAG GGTTCCTTTGCATTCGTCCGTCGTGACGCTCCGGCCCCACCGGCTGAAGAAAACAACTTCTTCAAGAACTTGTTCGAGGTCGGCGGCAAGATCCAGGAGGCGTTCGTCGAGACGCAGCAGAGTGTGCTGAAGTCGCTCGGTTTCCAGTCGAACGATGAGGTCGTGCAGACGATCCAGAAGAACACCAACCAGTACGTCGAGCAGCTCCGCACCGTCCAGGGTACGATCGAGGCGGAGGTGAAGAAGCACTCGGACATCTTCGAACCGCTCGTGAAGGACCTAAATGCCAAGCTGGCCGAAACGACCGCCACGCTGTCCCAGCAGAACCCGGAGGTAGTGCAGAAGGCCAAGGAGTACCAGGAGCAGGTCCAGGCGAACCTGCAGTCGCTCGTGTCCGAGGCGCAGAAGACGGTTGAGAAGCTGAAGGAGGATACCCGCGCACCGAACGAGGAGCTCCAGAAGGCGCTGAAGCAGATCTACGATTCGACGTTCGAGACCCTCACCAAGACGGTCAACGAGCTGAAGCCAAAGAACTGA
- the LOC131261463 gene encoding uncharacterized protein LOC131261463, protein MKVAIVFALAGVLSSIGSGKCVSSVLKGVLNPELASARAATSSGVSKSPLLEIVLRILDTIQIIPKKRSRRNTHSLTPPGKSFWWMLPLFGRTLLSGRAEQPLMALSLESSETVPDVAEEPLSGSGRDTSRRHWDANDFHRSHDQLLRYMSTTSERFYDIVLGVLQVLESQARQEVQRARLQLEATQLATDGSDDELST, encoded by the exons ATGAAGGTGGCCATAGTGTTCGCGTTAGCCGGAGTCCTTTCGTCCATCGGGTCAGGGAAGTGTGTAAGTAGTGTACT AAAAGGTGTCTTGAATCCGGAGTTGGCGAGCGCACGAGCAGCAACCAGCAGTGGCGTTTCTAAATCACCCTTGTTGGAGATAGTGCTCCGAATTCTCGACACCATTCAGATTATACCCAAGAAGCGGTCAAGGCGAAACACGCACTCTTTAACCCCGCCCGGTAAGAGTTTCTGGTGGATG TTACCGCTGTTTGGAAGAACACTGCTCAGCGGTCGCGCGGAACAACCGCTGATGGCACTCTCGCTGGAGTCGAGCGAAACGGTCCCAGACGTCGCGGAGGAACCGTTGAGCGGCTCGGGGAGGGACACCAGCAGGCGGCACTGGGACGCGAATGATTTTCACCGAAGCCACGATCAGCTGCTACGGTACATGTCCACCACCTCGGAACGGTTCTACGACATAGTGCTGGGTGTACTGCAGGTGCTCGAGAGTCAGGCCCGCCAGGAGGTGCAACGGGCCCGGCTCCAGCTGGAAGCGACGCAACTGGCCACGGACGGCAGCGACGACGAGTTGTCGACCTAA
- the LOC131261473 gene encoding uncharacterized protein LOC131261473: protein MKQRVAPMLLGGLLVAACLMLHEVRSDADLYGHAEPSHHVMHIRKLSDSDKLKIELEPVWFHLESAEQLPAKGESQQVKRQTKSNTGRPVQVFTSLSHLERYRRKNHYTSSEADDAPESYLKDFWHADVPSEVPSGRDRSYEVTPKSTSLEDQLEEIELPSCFRRYLHEMYDRNNESVRKLMRCLSQHPEEKCLEAQRRAQRYRGGESREDDPRQALYERKVIRRRKFSDHRDNPRPMVADDEEDLRFEKHFIRSDSDDVGQVFNPATDENDSESGSNDSGSDSDEGPCRHNEVRTPQQDSEEPERKEAPKYDHREPYRRPPPKYNTQRRRRDSAESEEDGSSEASDESCENC, encoded by the exons ATGAAACAACGTGTCGCACCGATGCTCTTGGGGGGTCTGCTAGTGGCTGCATGCCTTATGCTGCATGAG GTTCGCAGTGATGCTGACTTGTACGGCCATGCCGAACCATCGCACCACGTCATGCACATCCGGAAGCTTTCCGACAGCGACAAGCTGAAGATCGAACTGGAGCCGGTGTGGTTCCATCTGGAGTCAGCGGAGCAGCTGCCGGCGAAAGGCGAAAGCCAACAGGTGAAGCGACAAACAAAATCGAACACAGGGCGTCCGGTTCAGGTATTTACCAGCTTATCGCACCTCGAGCGATACCGGCGCAAAAACCATTACACGTCGTCGGAGGCGGATGACGCTCCGGAATCGTATCTGAAGGACTTCTGGCATGCGGACGTCCCGAGTGAGGTCCCGAGTGGGCGCGATCGGTCGTACGAGGTGACACCAAAATCGACCTCGTTGGAGGACCAGCTGGAGGAGATCGAGCTACCTAGTTGCTTCCGACGGTATCTGCACGAAATGTACGATCGCAATAATGAAAGTGTCCGGAAGCTAATGCGCTGCCTAAGCCAACATCCGGAGGAGAAATGCCTCGAGGCACAACGTCGGGCCCAACGATACCGCGGAGGGGAAAGTCGGGAAGATGATCCGCGCCAGGCACTCTACGAGCGCAAAGTAATTCGGCGGCGTAAATTCAGCGATCATCGTGACAATCCACGACCGATGGTTGCAGACGACGAGGAAGACTTGAGATTCGAGAAACATTTCATTCGCTCGGACAGTGATGATGTTGGCCAGGTTTTTAACCCAGCCACCGATGAGAACGACTCCGAGAGCGGAAGTAACGACAGCGGTTCCGATTCTGATGAAGGACCCTGCCGGCACAACGAGGTTCGCACTCCACAACAGGACTCGGAAGAACCTGAACGAAAAGAGGCGCCAAAGTATGATCACCGTGAACCCTACAGACGACCGCCGCCAAAGTACAACACCCAGAGAAGGCGCCGGGACTCGGCCGAATCGGAAGAGGATGGCAGCTCGGAGGCAAGTGATGAATCTTGCGAAAATTGTTGA
- the LOC131261482 gene encoding uncharacterized protein LOC131261482 produces MKCLAWIVLSTAVLFLLWPERSEGFPRGCFNCARNRGFPQEKCCDECPVCRHNFDVEAPPDPGCRKVTRYQYDVEKITGCHKETYDRLDAAVEVLPGKGCRKSYQYHYDVEKPCNCYEENFDTYDFEVVAPKKEKKCQKVKLEAYADHPVRHCQCDCNQRRYVQGTDSRNRTLLNVSDKTTSNESYDSDRNRIRRLKRHIEDGFKIQLPHDAIRCEYSAQVRRPNRPGLNRRSPYHRSLPTGPRLKRKEKQNGFLTNQGGFVCHCVPSDQNVDRAEGYTGDLVGAARKPASFREQPVYIGDSSNPITYDQIKKHMDALPRSEYSPSTNDVIGNLTVLFYDIYQQKHKKNFTLPLKYGTRTVVEKGDGLQQYDIKPIEGEYQPAKLNKLASKGLRIIGRKIEEKTGQTPASRRNRLQRRP; encoded by the exons ATGAAGTGTCTTGCGTGGATCGTGCTCTCTACTGCCGTGTTGTTTCTGCTATGGCCGGAACGATCGGAAGGCTTTCCGAGGGGGTGCTTTAATTGTGCCAGGAACAGAGGATTTCCCCAAGAAAAGTGCTGCGATGAGTGTCCCGTTTGTCGGCACAACTTCGATGTAGAAGCACCGCCAGATCCGGGCTGCCGGAAAGTTACCAGATATCAGTACGATGTGGAGAAGATCACGGGCTGCCATAAGGAAACTTACGATCGGTTGGATGCAGCGGTCGAGGTTTTGCCCGGAAAAGGCTGCAGGAA ATCTTATCAGTACCACTACGACGTGGAGAAACCCTGCAATTGTTACGAGGAAAACTTCGACACGTACGACTTTGAGGTCGTAGCAccgaagaaggagaaaaaatgcCAAAAAGTGAAACTGGAGGCATACGCGGATCATCCTGTTCGAC ACTGCCAATGCGACTGTAATCAAAGACGGTACGTGCAGGGAACGGATTCCCGAAACCGGActcttttaaatgtttcagATAAAACCACCTCCAACGAGTCGTATGATAGTGATCGTAACCGGATAAGACGATTAAAACGGCACATTGAAGATGGTTTTAAAATCCAGCTTCCCCACGATGCCATACGGTGCGAATACTCAGCGCAAGTACGCCGACCAAATCGCCCTGGTTTAAATCGGAGATCCCCGTACCATCGTAGTTTACCGACCGGGCCCCGGCtcaagcgaaaagaaaagcaaaatggaTTCCTGACCAATCAGGGAGGATTCGTTTGCCACTGTGTTCCGTCGGATCAAAATGTGGATAGGGCCGAAGGGTACACTGGGGACCTGGTTGGCGCTGCCAGGAAACCCGCTTCCTTCCGCGAGCAACCGGTCTACATCGGGGACTCGTCGAACCCGATCACTTACGATCAGATCAAGAAGCATATGGATGCGCTACCCAGATCGGAGTACAGTCCCTCTACCAACGACGTCATCGGCAATCTGACCGTCCTGTTCTACGATATTTACCAGCAGAAGCACAAGAAAAACTTTACCCTTCCCCTGAAGTACGGTACGCGCACGGTGGTGGAGAAGGGTGATGGTCTGCAGCAGTACGATATCAAGCCGATCGAGGGCGAATATCAGCCAGCGAAATTGAACAAGCTCGCCTCGAAGGGGCTACGTATAATAGGGCGGAAAATAGAAGAGAAAACTGGGCAGACACCAGCATCACGAAGAAATCGACTTCAGAGACGACCCTGA
- the LOC131271662 gene encoding uncharacterized protein LOC131271662, producing the protein MNITQLLVGDWIKWLIIMRFSIALVCILALCAIVDAKCNKCKSNECECNLEIARGPPAQPFPFYKKKKCNVTRPLELKPKPDVCSCEQEYRIRPLAPENCEPKFAKSRSCECGFDQPEHKVKRKYPADIISRLLAIEYANKKDIPETHLYVHGRPVTPPPAQKREGIDEERLHKNHLHVVELKPAQRKRVHYRMYSSEETEGAPCHPKEDSYCDLCYGKVERREPKFDVLRQDGPACDHCQDRDSTEEVDETEEDFSTEPPVKHCSKCMKSKNTCDCPKKYDSYEDDYEEYECPFANRNSRSIRSPGAAESTLVV; encoded by the exons ATGAACATAACGCAGCTACTCGTAGGCGATTGGATAAAG TGGCTCATCATCATGAGATTTTCCATCGCGCTGGTGTGCATTCTGGCACTGTGCGCCATCGTGGATGCAAAGTGCAATAAGTGTAAGAGCAACGAATGTGAATGTAATTTGGAGATAGCACGTGGGCCTCCAGCTCAACCGTTTCCGttttataagaaaaaaaagtgcaatgTCACTCGACCGCTTGAGCTGAAACCGAAACCCGACGTCTGCTCGTGCGAGCAGGAGTATCGCATCCGTCCGCTGGCACCCGAGAATTGTGAACCAAAGTTTGCAAAGTCTCGATCCTGTGAGTGCGGCTTCGATCAACCGGAACATAAAGTCAAGAG GAAGTATCCGGCCGATATCATTAGCCGACTGCTGGCGATCGAATACGCCAACAAGAAAGACATTCCTGAAACGCATCTGTACGTTCATGGGCGTCCAGTAACGCCACCACCTGCTCAAAAGCGGGAAGGTATCGACGAAGAGCGCCTGCACAAAAACCACCTGCACGTGGTTGAGCTGAAGCCGGCACAGCGGAAGCGCGTCCACTATCGGATGTACTCATCGGAGGAAACCGAGGGCGCACCGTGCCATCCGAAGGAGGACAGCTACTGTGACCTCTGCTACGGAAAGGTTGAACGTCGGGAACCAAAGTTTGACGTCCTACGACAAGATGGGCCGGCCTGTGACCATTGCCAGGATCGCGATAGTACGGAGGAAGTTGACGAAACGGAGGAGGACTTTTCCACTGAGCCACCGGTTAAGCACTGCTCCAAGTGTATGAAGTCGAAGAACACTTGTGACTGCCCGAAGAAGTACGACAGCTACGAGGATGACTATGAGGAGTACGAGTGTCCATTTGCTAACAGAAACTCCAGGTCGATTCGCTCGCCGGGTGCTGCTGAATCTACGCTCGTCGTTTAG
- the LOC131261490 gene encoding lanC-like protein 3 homolog, with product MSQKERYFTNPFQDYCENVHGPTEKDLIPRVTVLDLIKKYVKLILTNAGAEREDLYVGEAGIAFMFWRLSRSNETKRLFPCLEYALKYISHAKELASALPKASSSKSRVAFLCGNAGIAAVSAVISYDMGKEQILQKDIDEFLKGYPACAKPDASIADEVLVGRAGYLHGVYWLNQCIEPKPIQRNVIEDICEALLKRGRTYAKAIKHTSPLMYEYHGKEYLGAAHGVSAILHALLDSPWFCENETGHYNISTSRQADIKNTLDSILSLLTKDGDLPTRFDSDRMLVHWCHGSGGAIYLFAKAYLIYKEEKYLKACRKLADRIWQRGLLRKGPKICHGVCGNGYAFLLMYRLTLEKLYLYRAARFVEFLTTDIFSKHLLTPDRPFSLYEGLAGAVCYLVDVLDPLSASFPFMDVFEFKF from the exons ATGTCCCAAAAAGAAAGATATTTTACTAATCCTTTTCAAGATTATTGTGAAAATGTACACGGACCAACAGAGAAGGATTTGATTCCGCGAGTGACAGTGTTAGATTTGATAAAGAAATACGTTAAACTTATCTTAACCAATGCCGGTGCAGAGCGCGAAGATTTGTACGTGGGTGAAGCAG GAATCGCATTTATGTTCTGGAGGCTCTCCCGgtcaaatgaaacgaaacgccTGTTCCCTTGCTTAGAATAtgctttaaaatatatttcccATGCGAAGGAACTTGCCTCGGCTTTGCCAAAGGCAAGCAGCTCCAAAAGTCGGGTAGCGTTTTTGTGCGGAAATGCGGGAATAGCCGCTGTTTCAGCTGTCATTTCATACGACATGGGAAAAGAGCAGATCTTGCAGAAGGACATAGATGAGTTTCTGAAAGGCTACCCCGCGTGTGCCAAACCCGATGCGAGCATTGCGGATGAGGTGCTGGTAGGAAGAGCTGGTTACCTTCACGGCGTTTATTGGCTGAATCAATGTATTGAACCAAAACCAATCCAACGGAATGTAATAGAAGACATCTGCGAGGCACTTCTTAAGCGTGGTCGAACCTACGCCAAGGCAATCAAACACACATCGCCGTTAATGTACGAATATCACGGTAAAGAATACCTCGGAGCGGCCCATGGAGTCAGTGCCATTTTACATGCTCTACTAGATTCCCCTTGGTTTTGTGAAAATGAAACGGGACATTACAATATTTCAACATCGAGGCAAGCCGATATCAAGAATACACTTGACAGCATATTATCGCTGCTTACTAAGGATGGCGATTTGCCAACGAGGTTTGATTCGGATAGAATGCTCGTACACTGGTGCCATGGTTCCGGTGGTGCAATCTATCTCTTTGCGAAAGCATACCTTATTTACAAGGAGGAAAAATATCTCAAGGCATGTCGGAAGCTGGCCGATCGTATCTGGCAACGTGGCTTACTGCGTAAAGGACCGAAAATTTGCCACGGGGTGTGCGGGAACGGATACGCTTTTCTTCTGATGTATCGCTTAACCTTGGAAAAGTTGTACTTGTACCGTGCCGCAAGGTTTGTAGAGTTTCTAACGACGGATattttttcgaaacacttgCTCACACCAGATCGACCGTTCAGTCTGTACGAAGGATTAGCCGGTGCCGTTTGTTACCTGGTAGATGTGTTAGATCCGTTGAGTGCTTCCTTCCCGTTCATGGATGTATTcgagtttaaattttaa